In a single window of the Bufo bufo chromosome 5, aBufBuf1.1, whole genome shotgun sequence genome:
- the GJD4 gene encoding gap junction delta-4 protein yields the protein MEYFDSMGYLIITFNYNVTVIGKIWLTLMILLRMVMVVLAGYPLYQDEQERFICNTLQPGCSNVCYDIFSPMSNMRYWLIQTVTVFLPYALFSVHVFHKVMTYMATSNDNCRKSNSSTYHGVGLQMEILDFSQAYLVHIVLKILLELGFGVGQYFLFGILVPSRFSCSQEPCTNNVDCYISRPTEKSLMMIFIWGTGIVSLILSFVDLICIFHRRSYSEKIKKQLLLLENDSLKGGCCSETPPHTKLAVTSDQMVIYPNCPSHNLEKACEQVKGDSHSLPSLEGETASFQTESSRQDVGKSNMNANSNKTCSWQVNVVSTGSNTFGNEHHLLTQRQARAKKVNCSNHSLADGSQMDKNSGSKNKKSEWV from the exons AtggaatattttgactcaatgGGATATTTGATCATTACATTCAACTACAATGTTACTGTAATTG gcAAAATCTGGTTAACACTGATGATCCTTCTAAGGATGGTGATGGTTGTTCTTGCTGGATACCCACTCTACCAAGATGAACAAGAGCGATTCATCTGCAACACATTACAGCCCGGTTGTTCCAATGTCTGCTATGATATTTTCTCTCCCATGTCCAACATGAGATATTGGCTTATTCAGACTGTCACGGTCTTCTTACCCTATGCTTTATTCAGCGTCCATGTCTTCCATAAGGTGATGACATATATGGCAACATCAAATGACAACTGTCGAAAAAGTAACTCTTCCACCTATCATGGAGTGGGTTTACAAATGGAAATACTTGATTTCTCACAAGCTTATCTTGTCCACATAGTGTTAAAAATTTTATTGGAACTTGGGTTTGGCGTTGGTCAATACTTTCTTTTTGGCATCTTAGTTCCAAGTAGATTCAGCTGTTCTCAGGAACCATGCACCAATAATGTTGATTGCTATATCTCAAGACCAACTGAAAAGTCCCTTATGATGATTTTCATTTGGGGTACTGGCATTGTTTCtctgattttgagttttgttgatCTGATTTGTATCTTTCATAGAAGAAGctattcagagaaaattaaaaagcAGCTACTGCTCCTCGAAAACGATTCTCTAAAAGGTGGTTGCTGTTCAGAAACTCCTCCACACACAAAGCTAGCTGTGACTTCAGACCAGATGGTCATCTACCCCAACTGCCCTTCCCACAACCTTGAAAAAGCATGCGAACAAGTCAAAGGTGACTCCCATTCCTTGCCTTCATTAGAAGGGGAAACCGCTTCATTTCAGACTGAAAGCTCTCGTCAAGACGTGGGAAAGTCTAATATGAATGCAAACAGTAATAAGACCTGCTCCTGGCAAGTGAACGTGGTATCAACTGGAAGCAATACATTTGGAAATGAACATCATCTGCTCACCCAAAGGCAAGCAAGGGCTAAGAAAGTAAATTGCAGTAATCACAGTCTGGCGGATGGATCACAAATGGACAAAAACTctggatcaaaaaacaaaaaatcagagTGGGTCTAA